A genomic region of Fodinisporobacter ferrooxydans contains the following coding sequences:
- a CDS encoding glycosyl hydrolase family 18 protein yields the protein MLKVNRTFRTLGMMAMSLVIGVSVSSCISRDTHANADTTQAILAPFQDIGQSYAKSQISDLYNKQILSGVGNGLFEPARPVTRAEFLTMLDRLLHIQPVQASIPAFSDVSPDSWEYPWVQAGINLQLAYGVDSHTFAPNSPVTREEAAAMLARAIQPLAGNLQSATGAGPAPFADMNLVHSFASTYVQQMQAWGIIHGDEQNDFRPMDPLTREEVAVMFENVLQKLPALQSNTSAAAATATNGNGTSASLIQLGWQYNQSTADFEASVQASNTINTLAPRWFYLGKNGQIQVSGTLDSSLVTWAHQNGKHVWALVGNRFDMDTTRQVLSQENQRQQLIQQLAGYAKQYNLDGINIDFENLDPNHASDFSTFIQELASVLHRQNVLLSVDIPPDSGTDWSQPFNDQALGQSADYLVMMGYDEHWANDPTAGSVSSLPWLDKGLTTLLVHVPAQKVIVGLPFYTRGWYQTNGQSSSTEYSIAQEENVVKQANASLIWNDSLGQYVTQFATGGTSQTVWVEDSRSLSLKAHLALTKGIAGFAYWYMGGETADVWTSLSNVFRLK from the coding sequence GTGTTGAAAGTGAATCGAACCTTCCGTACACTAGGCATGATGGCTATGAGCTTGGTTATCGGAGTATCTGTTTCGAGTTGCATCTCTCGGGATACACATGCAAATGCGGATACAACCCAGGCAATACTGGCTCCTTTTCAAGACATTGGGCAAAGTTACGCCAAATCGCAAATTAGCGATTTATACAATAAACAAATTCTATCAGGCGTTGGCAATGGTTTGTTCGAACCGGCACGTCCTGTAACACGAGCGGAATTTTTGACCATGCTCGACCGTTTATTACATATCCAGCCTGTGCAGGCGTCAATTCCGGCGTTTTCAGATGTTTCGCCAGATTCCTGGGAGTATCCGTGGGTACAAGCGGGCATCAATTTGCAGTTGGCGTATGGAGTGGACAGCCATACATTTGCTCCCAACAGTCCGGTTACACGGGAAGAAGCGGCTGCCATGCTGGCAAGAGCGATCCAACCGCTGGCAGGGAATTTGCAATCTGCCACAGGCGCAGGTCCGGCACCTTTTGCTGATATGAATCTGGTGCATTCCTTCGCATCAACGTACGTTCAGCAAATGCAGGCATGGGGCATCATACACGGCGATGAACAAAACGATTTTCGGCCGATGGACCCGTTGACGCGGGAAGAAGTTGCAGTTATGTTCGAAAATGTGCTGCAAAAGCTGCCTGCGTTGCAAAGCAACACTTCCGCTGCTGCTGCGACCGCAACAAACGGCAACGGAACGAGCGCTTCTCTCATACAGTTGGGATGGCAATACAATCAATCCACTGCCGATTTTGAAGCGAGTGTGCAAGCGTCAAACACAATCAATACACTTGCGCCAAGATGGTTTTATCTCGGGAAAAATGGACAAATACAGGTATCCGGCACGTTGGATTCCTCCCTTGTCACATGGGCTCATCAAAATGGAAAGCATGTCTGGGCGCTGGTGGGAAACCGATTCGATATGGATACGACAAGGCAAGTGCTTTCTCAGGAGAATCAAAGGCAGCAATTGATTCAGCAATTGGCCGGTTATGCGAAACAATACAACCTGGACGGAATCAATATCGATTTTGAAAATCTGGACCCCAATCATGCGTCTGATTTTTCCACATTCATACAGGAGCTGGCAAGTGTATTGCACCGACAGAATGTACTGCTTTCTGTGGATATTCCTCCTGATTCGGGAACGGACTGGAGTCAGCCGTTTAACGATCAGGCACTTGGCCAAAGCGCCGACTATCTGGTCATGATGGGATATGATGAGCATTGGGCCAACGATCCGACGGCCGGTTCCGTATCGTCTTTGCCGTGGCTTGATAAAGGACTGACTACTTTATTGGTGCACGTTCCTGCACAGAAAGTGATAGTGGGATTGCCGTTTTATACAAGAGGCTGGTATCAAACAAACGGGCAGTCGAGTTCTACAGAATATTCGATCGCTCAAGAAGAAAATGTTGTCAAACAAGCGAATGCAAGTTTGATCTGGAACGATTCTCTCGGTCAATATGTGACTCAATTTGCAACCGGCGGAACCTCGCAAACGGTATGGGTAGAAGACAGCCGTTCCCTGTCTTTGAAAGCACATTTGGCCTTGACAAAGGGAATCGCCGGATTCGCCTATTGGTATATGGGCGGCGAAACTGCAGATGTGTGGACAAGTCTGTCCAATGTGTTCCGCCTAAAATAA
- a CDS encoding CBS domain-containing protein: protein MKLRELMTSQVTTVTENDTCVAAAKKMQQINAGSMPVVNGDRIVGMITDRDIVIQCIAKEMDPKSCPVSHCMSKQIVTGTPEMDAHEAANLMAEHQIRRLPVCDNQGKLVGIVAIGDLATVSIHVNEAGEALSDISESSYRTH from the coding sequence ATGAAGTTACGTGAACTCATGACAAGTCAAGTGACTACTGTTACAGAAAATGATACATGTGTAGCAGCTGCAAAGAAAATGCAACAGATCAATGCAGGTTCCATGCCAGTGGTCAATGGGGATCGGATTGTCGGGATGATTACAGACCGGGATATTGTCATTCAATGTATTGCAAAGGAAATGGACCCGAAAAGCTGCCCGGTCAGCCATTGCATGAGCAAACAAATCGTAACAGGCACACCTGAAATGGATGCGCACGAGGCAGCCAATCTGATGGCGGAACATCAGATACGCCGTTTGCCTGTTTGTGATAACCAGGGAAAACTTGTGGGAATCGTAGCGATCGGCGACTTGGCAACTGTCAGCATCCACGTAAATGAAGCCGGCGAAGCTTTAAGCGACATTTCCGAGTCTTCCTACCGTACGCATTAA
- a CDS encoding DUF4383 domain-containing protein: protein MKQYARIIGWIFLLLGILSAFTNQIFGIIQFDLIQNLFRFAIGLFALAVSRPTVDLIYAKTFCIVTAPTFLIMGIASFIFPQWGSMHFEAAENLLHVLFGIYGLYLIWNYIKEKTNWGTRESSS, encoded by the coding sequence ATGAAACAGTATGCCCGAATCATTGGCTGGATTTTCCTGCTTCTAGGCATTCTAAGTGCATTTACCAATCAAATTTTTGGCATCATTCAATTTGATTTGATCCAAAACTTGTTTCGATTTGCCATTGGGCTTTTTGCTCTTGCAGTATCCCGGCCAACCGTTGACTTGATCTATGCAAAAACGTTTTGCATCGTAACGGCGCCGACATTTCTCATAATGGGCATTGCCTCATTCATCTTCCCGCAATGGGGATCGATGCACTTCGAAGCAGCCGAGAATTTATTGCATGTACTGTTTGGCATCTATGGTCTTTACCTGATTTGGAACTATATCAAAGAGAAAACAAATTGGGGCACACGTGAATCTTCATCATAA